One window from the genome of Trabulsiella odontotermitis encodes:
- the typA gene encoding ribosome-dependent GTPase TypA: MIENLRNIAIIAHVDHGKTTLVDKLLQQSGTFDERAETQERVMDSNDLEKERGITILAKNTAIKWNDYRINIVDTPGHADFGGEVERVMSMVDSVLLVVDAFDGPMPQTRFVTKKAFAHGLKPIVVINKVDRPGARPDWVVDQVFDLFVNLDATDEQLDFPIVYASALNGIAGLDHEDMAEDMTPLYQAIVDHVPSPNVDLDGPFQMQISQLDYNNYVGVIGIGRIKRGKVKPNQQVTIVDSEGKTRNGKVGKVLGHLGLERIEADVAEAGDIIAITGLGELNISDTICDTQAVEALPALSVDEPTVSMFFCVNTSPFCGKEGKYVTSRQILDRLNKELVHNVALRVEETADADAFRVSGRGELHLSVLIENMRREGFELAVSRPKVIFREIDGRRQEPFENVTLDVEEQHQGSVMQALGERKGDLKNMNPDGKGRVRLDYVIPSRGLIGFRSEFMTMTSGTGLLYSTFSHYDDIRAGDVGQRQNGVLISNGQGKAVAFALFGLQDRGKLFLGHGAEVYEGQIIGIHSRSNDLTVNCLTGKKLTNMRASGTDEATVLVPPIKMTLEQALEFIDDDELVEVTPTSIRIRKRHLTENDRRRANRGAKEE; this comes from the coding sequence GTGATCGAAAATCTGCGTAACATCGCCATCATTGCGCACGTTGACCATGGTAAAACGACCCTGGTTGACAAGCTGCTGCAGCAATCTGGTACGTTCGACGAACGTGCTGAAACACAAGAGCGTGTGATGGACTCCAACGATTTGGAGAAAGAGCGTGGGATTACCATCCTCGCGAAAAACACCGCAATCAAATGGAATGATTACCGTATCAACATCGTTGATACCCCCGGGCACGCCGACTTCGGAGGTGAGGTTGAGCGTGTAATGTCCATGGTTGACTCTGTGCTGCTGGTGGTTGACGCTTTTGACGGCCCGATGCCGCAAACGCGCTTCGTGACCAAAAAAGCCTTTGCCCATGGCCTGAAACCTATCGTCGTTATCAACAAAGTTGACCGTCCTGGCGCGCGTCCTGACTGGGTTGTGGATCAGGTGTTCGACCTGTTCGTTAACCTCGACGCCACCGACGAGCAACTGGACTTCCCTATCGTTTACGCCTCTGCGCTGAACGGTATTGCCGGTCTGGATCACGAAGACATGGCTGAAGACATGACCCCGCTGTACCAGGCGATTGTCGATCACGTACCGTCGCCGAACGTTGACCTTGACGGTCCGTTCCAGATGCAGATCTCCCAGCTTGATTACAACAACTATGTGGGTGTTATCGGCATCGGTCGTATTAAGCGCGGTAAAGTGAAGCCGAACCAGCAGGTCACTATCGTTGATAGCGAAGGTAAAACCCGTAACGGTAAAGTCGGTAAAGTGCTGGGCCATCTGGGTCTGGAACGTATTGAAGCCGATGTTGCGGAAGCTGGCGATATCATCGCGATCACCGGTCTTGGCGAACTGAACATCTCCGATACCATCTGCGATACGCAGGCGGTGGAAGCGCTGCCGGCACTGTCCGTTGATGAACCGACCGTTTCTATGTTCTTCTGCGTAAACACCTCACCGTTCTGCGGTAAAGAAGGTAAATACGTTACGTCCCGTCAGATTCTGGACCGTCTGAACAAAGAACTGGTGCACAACGTTGCGCTGCGCGTTGAAGAAACCGCAGACGCAGACGCGTTCCGCGTGTCTGGCCGTGGTGAACTGCACCTGTCCGTTCTGATTGAAAACATGCGCCGTGAAGGTTTCGAGCTGGCGGTTTCCCGTCCGAAAGTGATTTTCCGCGAAATCGACGGTCGTCGTCAGGAACCGTTCGAAAACGTCACGCTGGATGTTGAAGAGCAGCATCAGGGTTCTGTGATGCAGGCGCTCGGCGAGCGTAAAGGCGATCTCAAAAATATGAATCCGGATGGTAAAGGCCGCGTACGTCTCGACTACGTGATCCCAAGCCGTGGCCTGATCGGCTTCCGCTCTGAGTTCATGACCATGACTTCTGGTACCGGTCTGCTGTATTCCACCTTCAGCCACTACGATGATATTCGTGCGGGCGATGTGGGCCAGCGTCAGAACGGCGTACTGATCTCCAACGGTCAGGGTAAAGCGGTTGCGTTTGCGCTGTTCGGTCTGCAGGATCGCGGTAAGCTGTTCCTGGGTCACGGTGCAGAAGTGTATGAAGGCCAGATCATCGGTATTCACAGCCGTTCTAACGACCTGACGGTTAACTGCCTGACGGGTAAGAAACTGACTAACATGCGTGCGTCAGGGACGGATGAAGCCACCGTGCTGGTTCCGCCGATTAAAATGACGCTCGAGCAGGCGCTGGAGTTCATTGATGATGATGAACTGGTTGAAGTCACCCCGACGTCTATCCGTATTCGTAAACGTCATCTGACGGAAAACGATCGTCGCCGTGCTAACCGTGGCGCGAAAGAAGAGTAA
- the glnA gene encoding glutamate--ammonia ligase encodes MSAEHVLTMLNEHEVKFVDLRFTDTKGKEQHVTIPAHQVNAEFFEEGKMFDGSSIGGWKGINESDMVLMPDHTTAVIDPFYEEPTLIIRCDILEPGTLQGYDRDPRSIAKRAEEYLRSTGIADTVLFGPEPEFFLFDDVRFGSSISGSHVSIDDIEGAWNSATKYEGGNKGHRPGVKGGYFPVPPVDSSQDIRSTMCMVMEEMGLVVEAHHHEVATAGQNEVATRFNTMTKKADEIQIYKYVVHNVAHRFGKTATFMPKPMFGDNGSGMHCHMSLAKNGTNLFSGDKYAGLSETALYYIGGVIKHAKAINALSNPTTNSYKRLVPGYEAPVMLAYSARNRSASIRIPVVASPKARRIEVRFPDPAANPYLCFAALLMAGLDGIKNKIHPGEAMDKNLYDLPPEEAKEIPQVAGSLEEALNELNADREFLTAGGVFTDEAIDAYIALRLEENDRVRMTPHPVEFELYYSV; translated from the coding sequence ATGTCCGCTGAACATGTATTGACGATGCTGAATGAGCACGAAGTGAAGTTTGTCGATCTGCGCTTCACCGACACCAAAGGTAAAGAACAGCACGTCACCATTCCGGCTCATCAGGTAAATGCTGAATTCTTCGAAGAAGGCAAAATGTTTGATGGCTCCTCGATTGGCGGCTGGAAAGGCATTAACGAATCAGACATGGTGCTGATGCCTGACCACACCACCGCGGTCATTGACCCGTTCTACGAAGAACCGACACTGATCATCCGTTGCGATATCCTCGAACCAGGCACACTGCAGGGTTACGATCGCGACCCGCGTTCCATCGCCAAGCGCGCTGAAGAATACCTGCGCTCCACGGGCATCGCAGACACCGTGCTGTTCGGGCCAGAGCCGGAATTCTTCCTGTTTGACGACGTCCGCTTCGGCAGTTCCATCTCCGGTTCTCACGTGTCTATCGACGATATCGAAGGCGCCTGGAACTCCGCCACCAAATATGAAGGTGGTAACAAAGGTCACCGTCCTGGCGTGAAAGGCGGTTACTTCCCGGTTCCGCCGGTAGACTCTTCACAGGACATCCGTTCCACCATGTGTATGGTGATGGAAGAGATGGGCCTGGTGGTTGAAGCGCACCATCATGAAGTCGCAACCGCAGGTCAGAACGAAGTGGCGACCCGCTTTAACACCATGACCAAAAAAGCGGACGAAATTCAGATCTACAAATATGTTGTGCACAACGTTGCGCACCGTTTCGGCAAGACCGCGACCTTTATGCCAAAACCGATGTTTGGCGATAACGGCTCCGGTATGCATTGCCATATGTCACTGGCTAAAAACGGCACCAACCTGTTCTCTGGCGACAAATACGCTGGTCTGTCTGAAACCGCGCTGTACTACATCGGCGGCGTAATCAAACACGCAAAAGCGATCAACGCCCTGTCTAACCCGACCACCAACTCCTACAAGCGTCTGGTCCCGGGTTATGAAGCACCAGTGATGCTGGCCTACTCCGCACGTAACCGTTCTGCTTCCATCCGTATTCCGGTGGTAGCCAGCCCGAAAGCACGTCGTATCGAAGTGCGTTTCCCGGATCCGGCTGCAAACCCGTACCTGTGCTTCGCTGCACTGCTGATGGCAGGCCTTGACGGTATCAAGAACAAAATCCATCCGGGCGAAGCCATGGATAAAAACCTGTACGACCTGCCGCCGGAAGAGGCGAAAGAGATCCCACAGGTTGCTGGCTCTCTGGAAGAAGCACTGAACGAACTGAATGCAGACCGTGAATTCCTGACAGCGGGCGGCGTGTTCACCGATGAAGCCATCGATGCCTACATCGCGCTGCGTCTGGAAGAAAACGATCGCGTTCGCATGACACCGCACCCGGTTGAGTTTGAGCTGTATTACAGCGTTTAA
- the glnL gene encoding nitrogen regulation protein NR(II), which produces MATGMLPDAGQILNSLINSILLVDDDLAIHYANPAAQQLLAQSSRKLFGTPLPELLTWFSLNINLMQESLRAGQGFTDNEVTLVIDGRSHVLSLTAQRLPDGYILLEMSPMDNQRRLSQEQLQHAQQVAARDLVRGLAHEIKNPLGGLRGAAQLLSKALPDPSLGEYTQVIIEQADRLRNLVDRLLGPQQPGMHVTDSIHKVAERVVNLVSMELPANVQLVRDYDPSLPEFPHDPDQIEQVLLNIVRNALQALGPTGGEIILRTRTAFQFTLHGERHRLAARIDVEDNGPGIPAYLQDTLFYPMVSGREGGTGLGLSIARNLIDQHSGKIEFTSWPGHTEFSVYLPIRK; this is translated from the coding sequence ATGGCAACAGGCATGCTGCCCGATGCTGGGCAGATCCTTAATTCGTTAATCAACAGCATATTACTGGTTGATGACGACCTGGCGATACATTACGCCAACCCGGCGGCACAACAGCTGCTGGCCCAAAGCTCACGCAAGCTCTTCGGTACGCCGCTGCCGGAATTGCTGACCTGGTTCTCATTGAATATCAACCTGATGCAGGAAAGCCTGCGCGCTGGCCAGGGGTTTACAGATAACGAAGTCACGCTGGTGATCGATGGTCGCTCGCATGTCCTCTCCTTAACCGCTCAGCGCCTGCCTGATGGCTATATCCTGCTGGAAATGTCGCCGATGGATAATCAACGTCGACTGAGCCAGGAACAGTTACAACACGCTCAGCAGGTAGCTGCGCGCGATCTGGTTCGCGGTCTGGCGCATGAAATCAAAAATCCGTTGGGCGGATTACGCGGCGCGGCGCAACTGCTCAGTAAAGCCCTGCCCGATCCCTCACTGGGCGAATATACGCAGGTGATTATCGAGCAGGCAGACCGGCTGCGTAATCTGGTGGATCGCCTGCTGGGACCGCAACAGCCCGGCATGCATGTGACGGACAGCATTCATAAAGTGGCTGAGCGGGTAGTGAATCTGGTCTCCATGGAGCTGCCAGCTAACGTGCAACTGGTGCGCGATTACGATCCAAGCCTGCCGGAATTCCCGCACGACCCCGACCAGATTGAGCAGGTATTGCTGAATATTGTCCGCAATGCGTTGCAGGCGCTGGGACCGACCGGGGGCGAAATTATTCTCCGCACCCGCACGGCGTTTCAGTTCACCCTTCACGGCGAGCGCCATCGTCTGGCGGCGCGTATTGATGTGGAAGATAACGGCCCCGGCATTCCGGCGTATCTGCAGGATACGCTGTTTTACCCGATGGTCAGCGGTCGCGAAGGCGGAACGGGGTTGGGATTATCCATCGCCCGTAACCTGATTGATCAACACTCCGGCAAAATTGAATTCACCAGTTGGCCGGGCCATACCGAGTTTTCGGTTTACCTGCCAATTCGGAAATAG
- the glnG gene encoding nitrogen regulation protein NR(I) has protein sequence MQRGIAWIVDDDSSIRWVLERALTGAGLTCATFESGNEVLNALATKTPDVLLSDIRMPGMDGLALLKQIKQRHPMLPVIIMTAHSDLDAAVSAYQQGAFDYLPKPFDIDEAVALVERAISHYQEQQQPRNVQVNGPTTDIIGEAPAMQDVFRIIGRLSRSSISVLINGESGTGKELVAHALHRHSPRAKSPFIALNMAAIPKDLIESELFGHEKGAFTGANTVRQGRFEQADGGTLFLDEIGDMPLDVQTRLLRVLADGQFYRVGGYAPVKVDVRIIAATHQNLELRVQEGKFREDLFHRLNVIRVHLPPLRERREDIPRLARHFLQIAARELGVEAKQLHAETEAALTRLAWPGNVRQLENTCRWLTVMAAGQEVLIQDLPGELFETTVPESPTHALTDSWATLLAQWADRALRSGHQNLLSEAQPEMERTLLTTALRHTQGHKQEAARLLGWGRNTLTRKLKELGME, from the coding sequence ATGCAACGAGGGATTGCCTGGATTGTTGACGACGATAGCTCTATCCGCTGGGTGCTTGAACGCGCGCTCACGGGCGCAGGTCTGACATGTGCCACATTTGAAAGCGGTAATGAGGTGCTTAACGCGCTGGCGACGAAAACCCCGGATGTGCTGCTCTCGGATATCCGGATGCCGGGCATGGACGGGCTGGCGCTGCTCAAGCAGATTAAACAGCGCCACCCGATGCTCCCGGTCATCATAATGACCGCCCATTCCGATCTGGATGCCGCGGTAAGCGCCTACCAGCAGGGGGCGTTCGATTACTTACCCAAGCCGTTTGATATCGATGAAGCCGTCGCGCTGGTTGAACGCGCCATCAGCCATTATCAGGAACAACAGCAGCCGCGTAATGTGCAGGTGAACGGCCCGACCACCGATATTATTGGTGAAGCGCCCGCCATGCAGGATGTGTTCCGCATTATTGGCCGCCTGTCGCGTTCGTCGATCAGCGTGCTGATTAATGGTGAATCCGGCACCGGTAAAGAGCTGGTCGCCCACGCGCTGCACCGCCATAGCCCGCGCGCCAAATCGCCTTTTATCGCGCTGAACATGGCGGCTATCCCAAAAGATCTCATCGAGTCTGAGTTATTTGGTCATGAGAAAGGCGCGTTCACCGGCGCCAACACTGTGCGCCAGGGCCGTTTCGAGCAGGCCGACGGCGGCACGCTGTTTCTTGATGAAATCGGCGATATGCCGCTGGATGTACAGACGCGTTTGCTGCGTGTGCTGGCTGACGGGCAGTTTTACCGCGTCGGCGGTTATGCGCCAGTGAAAGTGGATGTCCGTATTATTGCCGCCACGCACCAGAATCTGGAACTGCGCGTGCAGGAAGGCAAATTCCGCGAAGATTTGTTCCATCGTCTGAACGTCATTCGGGTGCATTTGCCACCGTTGCGTGAACGTCGGGAAGATATTCCCCGCCTGGCGCGCCATTTCCTGCAAATCGCCGCACGTGAACTGGGCGTTGAAGCCAAACAGTTGCATGCAGAAACCGAAGCGGCGCTGACGCGTCTCGCCTGGCCGGGCAATGTGCGCCAGTTAGAAAACACCTGTCGCTGGTTGACGGTGATGGCTGCCGGTCAGGAAGTGCTGATTCAGGATCTGCCTGGCGAACTGTTCGAAACCACCGTACCGGAAAGTCCGACACATGCGTTAACGGACAGCTGGGCGACACTGCTGGCACAGTGGGCAGACCGGGCGTTGCGTTCCGGTCATCAAAATTTGCTGTCGGAAGCGCAACCGGAGATGGAACGCACGCTGTTAACCACTGCGTTGCGCCATACGCAAGGGCATAAACAGGAAGCCGCCCGCCTGTTAGGCTGGGGGCGCAACACGCTGACGCGCAAATTAAAAGAGCTGGGGATGGAGTAA
- a CDS encoding YshB family small membrane protein: MLESLINLVSSGAVDSHTPQTAVAALLCAALVGLFS, translated from the coding sequence ATGCTTGAATCATTGATCAATCTGGTGTCGAGCGGCGCAGTCGACAGCCATACGCCACAAACGGCGGTGGCCGCGTTGCTCTGTGCGGCACTGGTCGGATTGTTTAGCTAG
- the hemN gene encoding oxygen-independent coproporphyrinogen III oxidase, with the protein MSEQLIDWDLALIQKYNYSGPRYTSYPTALEFNENFGESDFMQAVAKYPNRPLSLYVHIPFCHKLCYFCGCNKIVTRQQHKADQYLDALEQEIRHRAPLFAGRHVSQLHWGGGTPTYLNKAQISRLMALLRSHFQFNADAEISIEVDPREIELDVLDHLRTEGFNRLSMGVQDFNKEVQRLVNREQDETFIFALLNHAREIGFTSTNIDLIYGLPKQTPESFAFTLNRVAELNPDRLSVFNYAHLPTLFAAQRKIKDADLPSAQQKLDILQETIASLTRTGYQFIGMDHFARPDDELAVAQRNGVLHRNFQGYTTQGDTDLLGMGVSAISMIGDCYAQNQKELKHYYQQVDDVGNALWRGIALTEDDCIRRDVIKALICNFRLDFAAVEKQWDVDFQDYFAEDLKLLAPLAKDGLVDVDAQGIQVTPKGRLLIRNICMCFDAYLRQKARLQQFSRVI; encoded by the coding sequence ATGTCTGAGCAATTAATCGACTGGGATCTGGCCCTGATCCAGAAATACAACTATTCAGGGCCGCGTTATACGTCGTATCCGACCGCGCTGGAGTTTAATGAAAACTTCGGCGAGTCCGACTTTATGCAGGCGGTGGCGAAATACCCGAACCGCCCGCTGTCGTTGTATGTTCACATTCCGTTCTGCCACAAGCTCTGCTATTTCTGCGGCTGCAACAAGATAGTGACCCGTCAGCAGCATAAGGCCGATCAATACCTCGACGCGCTGGAGCAGGAAATCCGCCACCGCGCGCCGCTGTTTGCCGGGCGTCATGTCAGCCAGCTGCACTGGGGCGGCGGCACGCCAACCTACCTCAACAAGGCGCAAATCAGCCGTCTGATGGCGCTGTTGCGCAGCCATTTCCAGTTTAATGCCGACGCTGAAATTTCTATCGAAGTGGATCCGCGCGAGATTGAACTCGACGTGCTCGATCACCTCCGTACGGAAGGTTTTAACCGCCTGAGCATGGGCGTGCAGGATTTTAATAAAGAAGTTCAGCGTCTGGTGAATCGCGAGCAGGATGAAACTTTTATTTTTGCGCTGCTGAATCACGCGCGTGAGATTGGTTTTACTTCCACGAATATTGACCTGATTTATGGTTTGCCGAAGCAGACGCCGGAAAGTTTTGCCTTCACGCTGAACCGTGTGGCGGAGCTGAATCCTGATCGTCTGAGCGTCTTTAACTACGCACACCTACCGACGCTGTTTGCGGCGCAGCGCAAAATTAAAGATGCTGATCTCCCCTCCGCACAGCAAAAACTGGATATTCTGCAGGAAACCATCGCCTCACTGACCCGCACGGGTTATCAGTTTATCGGCATGGATCACTTCGCGCGTCCTGACGATGAGCTGGCGGTGGCGCAACGCAACGGCGTTCTGCACCGCAATTTCCAGGGTTACACCACCCAGGGCGATACCGATCTGCTGGGTATGGGCGTTTCCGCTATCAGCATGATCGGCGACTGTTACGCGCAGAACCAGAAAGAGCTGAAGCACTATTACCAGCAGGTGGATGACGTTGGCAATGCCCTGTGGCGTGGCATTGCGTTAACAGAAGATGATTGTATACGTCGTGACGTGATCAAGGCGCTGATCTGTAACTTCCGGCTTGATTTTGCCGCTGTCGAAAAACAGTGGGATGTGGATTTCCAGGATTACTTTGCGGAAGATTTAAAACTGCTCGCGCCGCTGGCGAAAGACGGGCTGGTGGATGTCGATGCGCAGGGCATTCAGGTGACGCCAAAAGGGCGCCTGCTGATCCGCAATATCTGCATGTGCTTTGACGCGTATCTGCGTCAGAAAGCACGTCTGCAGCAGTTCTCGCGGGTTATTTAA
- the yihI gene encoding Der GTPase-activating protein YihI, with protein MKKPTSAPRGKAPAKNRRKTREDLNQEARDRKREKKHRGHTPGSRASGGADASSSKKQQQQKDPRIGSKKPIALGVTDAPVTKKQHKPQSEKPMLSPQAELDMLETDERLDALLERLEEGETLNAEEQSWVDAKLDRIDELMQQLGLSYDDDEEEDEDDGKEDMMRLLKGGN; from the coding sequence ATGAAAAAACCGACATCCGCACCGCGCGGTAAAGCACCGGCAAAAAACCGCCGTAAAACGCGCGAAGATCTGAATCAGGAAGCCCGCGACCGTAAACGCGAGAAAAAACATCGTGGTCACACGCCGGGCAGCCGTGCGAGTGGCGGAGCAGATGCTTCATCGTCGAAAAAACAACAGCAGCAAAAAGATCCACGAATTGGCAGCAAAAAACCTATCGCGCTGGGCGTTACCGACGCGCCAGTGACCAAAAAGCAGCACAAACCACAGAGCGAGAAACCTATGCTTTCACCGCAGGCTGAGCTGGATATGCTGGAAACTGATGAGCGCCTGGATGCGCTGCTGGAACGTCTGGAAGAGGGTGAAACCCTGAATGCTGAAGAGCAGTCCTGGGTGGATGCCAAACTGGATCGTATTGATGAGCTGATGCAGCAACTGGGTCTGTCCTACGATGACGACGAGGAAGAGGACGAAGACGACGGCAAAGAAGATATGATGCGCTTGTTGAAAGGCGGAAACTAA
- the yihA gene encoding ribosome biogenesis GTP-binding protein YihA/YsxC, which produces MANYNYQLTRFVTSAPDIRHLPEDTGIEVAFAGRSNAGKSSALNTLTNQKNLARTSKTPGRTQLINLFETAEGKRLVDLPGYGYAQVPEEMKRKWQRALGEYLEKRLCLKGLVVLMDIRHPLKDLDQQMIEWAVDSNIPVLVLLTKADKLASGARKSQLNMVREAVIAFNGDVQVEAFSSLKKQGVDKLRQKLDSWFSDIPPEEVAEE; this is translated from the coding sequence TTGGCAAATTACAATTATCAACTGACGCGTTTTGTCACCAGCGCGCCAGATATTCGCCACTTACCCGAAGATACCGGGATCGAAGTGGCGTTTGCAGGCCGCTCCAACGCGGGTAAATCCAGCGCCCTGAATACGCTGACCAATCAGAAAAACCTGGCGCGCACCTCAAAAACGCCAGGCCGTACGCAGTTGATCAACCTGTTCGAAACGGCAGAAGGTAAGCGTCTGGTTGACCTGCCGGGCTATGGTTATGCCCAGGTCCCGGAAGAGATGAAGCGGAAATGGCAACGCGCGCTGGGTGAATATCTGGAAAAACGCCTGTGCCTGAAAGGTCTGGTGGTGTTGATGGACATCCGTCATCCACTGAAAGATCTCGATCAGCAGATGATTGAGTGGGCGGTAGACAGCAACATTCCGGTACTGGTTCTGCTGACGAAAGCCGACAAGCTGGCCAGCGGTGCGCGTAAGTCACAACTCAATATGGTTCGCGAAGCGGTGATCGCCTTTAACGGTGACGTGCAGGTGGAAGCGTTCTCCTCCCTGAAAAAACAGGGCGTGGATAAGCTTCGCCAGAAACTGGATAGCTGGTTTAGCGACATTCCACCGGAAGAGGTGGCTGAAGAATAA